GCGTGAGAGCAGCAGCACGCTCTGCACCGGCCCCCGGCTGCCGATGGAAAGGTCCGGCACCAGAAGGTAGCGCTCCGGGCGACGGCCGTACTCGATGGACGAGACCCCGGAGATGTCCAGGCGGCCGTCGGCCATGAGGGTGTTCAGGTAGGAGGGCGGCCCGGCCACCAGGGTGAGGTCGTGGCGTACCCGCCCTGTCTCCAGGGGCAGGAACAGGGGCAGGACGTTCAGGTAGCCGATGCGCCCCAGGCGTACGCCGGTGGTGGGATGGCTCATGCTTCCTCCAATAGGGAGTAATCCATGCGCCGCTGCCGCGGCGTGAAACCCGCGCCCTTGATGAGGCGGCGTATCTCCTCCCGGGAGAGCCGGAAGCTCACTCCGGCGGCCCGGACCACGTTTTCCTCGATCATGGTCGAGCCGAAGTCGTTGCCGCCGAAGAAGAGCGCCAACTGCGCGATCTTGGGGCCCATGGTGACCCAGGAGACTTGGAGATTGTCGAAGTTGTCCAGGACGATGCGCGCGACGGCCAGGAGGCGGAGGTACTCCACGCTGGTGAGTTGCCGGGCCTCGATGGCCGTGTTTGCGGGCTGGAAGGTCCAGGGGATGAAGGCCGTATAGCCGCCCGTGCGGTCCTGGGAGGCGCGCAGGGCGAAGAGGTGCTCCAGGCGCTGGGCGGGCTCCTCCTCGTGGCCGAACATCATGGTCGCCGTGGTCCGCAGGCCCAGGTCGTGGGCCTCCTCCATGATCCGCAGCCATTCGTCGGCCCCGCACTTGCGCGGGGAAACCCGGGAACGCACCGCGTCCACGAG
This is a stretch of genomic DNA from Desulfovibrio aminophilus DSM 12254. It encodes these proteins:
- the mqnC gene encoding cyclic dehypoxanthinyl futalosine synthase is translated as MRALSEKILAGGRVTPAEAATLYFEAPLHELGRLAHAVRLRKHPEPVVTFVSDRNINYSNICVCGCRFCAYFRAPGQEGGFLLDREELGRKIEETLALGGTQILLQGGHHPDLPLSWYEDMLRFIKNYPIHAHAFSPPEIAHFAKLNGLSTAGVIARLKAAGLDSIPGGGAEILVDAVRSRVSPRKCGADEWLRIMEEAHDLGLRTTATMMFGHEEEPAQRLEHLFALRASQDRTGGYTAFIPWTFQPANTAIEARQLTSVEYLRLLAVARIVLDNFDNLQVSWVTMGPKIAQLALFFGGNDFGSTMIEENVVRAAGVSFRLSREEIRRLIKGAGFTPRQRRMDYSLLEEA